The DNA window CGACGACCATCTGAAAAACTTCTCCATCATGAGAATTGGCGAGCATTACCAGCTTGCTCCCGCCTATGACCTGATGAACACCTGTCTCCATATCGAGGGCGATGATTTGGGGTTGAATGGGGGGCTTTCTCTGACTCTGGAGAAAAGTGATGTGTATGAGCGGACAGGGCATCCATGCCGTCTGGACTTTGAGAGATTCGGAGAGTTTATCGGTCTGAAGAAGAAGCGTATAGAAATGATTCTTGACTCTTTTCCAGTCTTGCCTGACGAAGTAGAGCATTTGGTCAACAATTCTTTTTTGACAGACAAGATGAAACGCACCTATTTACGAATAGTCAAAGAAAGAATTCAAAGATTCAATCGTAAATCAGAATGAGAATCATGAACGGGAAATCTTTTCATGGCGCCAGTGCTTGAAAAAGAATAATTTAAATTAATACAATGAACATCAAGTCAATAGGTAGTAAAATCAAGGGAAATCCTAAGATGGTAGAGGGTACGGTATATTCCATGCTCATCATCTGTAGCATTTCCCATTTCTTGAATGATATGATTCAGTCGATTATCCCTTCCATCTATCCGATTGTGAAGGATAAGTTCGACTTCTCGTTTGCACAGATAGGTATCATCACGCTGGTCTTCCAGATGACGTCTTCCATCCTGCAACCTTTTACGGGGCTTTATGCTGACAAGCATCCCCGTCCCTATGCCCTCTCCATCGGCATGTGTTTCACCTTGGTGGGTCTGCTCCTACTGGCTTTTGCCGAGAATTATTTTCTGATTCTCCTGGCTGTGAGCGTCGTCGGTCTGGGCTCATCCGTGTTTCATCCCACAGCTTCAAGAGTGGCACAGATGGCATCGGGAGGCAAGAAGAGTCTGGCACAATCTATCTTTCAGGTTGGCGGCAATGGCGGATCGGCAGTAGGTCCGTTGCTGGCTGCCATCATCATCCTGCCTTTCGGACAGCATGCCATCTCCTGGTTTGCCCTTGCAGCCCTCCTCGCTGCCATCATCATGGTAAGATTGGGAGTCTGGTACAAGGCACGACTGGCTTACGTGGTGAACCATCCTCAGAAACAACCGCTTCTCAATACCCATATTTCTAAAAGGGTGAAGTATTGGGCACTGTTCATCCTCATCATGCTCGTGTTCTCCAAGTATTTCTATACGGCGTGCATCACGAGCTACTTCACCTTCTTCCTGATGGATAAGTTCGGTGTCTCGGTACAGACTTCACAGCTGTGTCTCTTCGTGTTCCTTGCAGCCTTTGCCATAGGAACTGTGGCAGGAGGAATGCTGGGTGACAAGTTCGGCAGAAAGTATGTCATCTGGTTTTCCATTCTGGGAGCAGCACCTTTCGCCATCGCCATGCCTTTCGTCAACTTCACGTGGACCATCATCTTTACCTTCCTGTCAGGATTGATCATTGCCTCGGCTTTCTCTTCCATCGTGGTATATGCCACCGACCTGATGCCAGATAAAGTAGGACTGATAGCCGGCATTTTCTTCGGACTGATGTTTGGTTTGGGAGGTTTGGGCTCTGCTTTCTTCGGCTGGTTAGCAGACAAGACGAGCATCGAGTTTATCTTCCAGGTGAGTGCCTTCCTGCCATTGCTCGGCATCATAGCAGGATTCTTGCCGAATACACAGAAGAAAAGCGTTGAAGAAACGGATGAAAACGCAAAGTAAATGAAAGACTAAAATGATAAGAGAATATTAACAAATGGAACAAGAAGAAAAGAAACAGAAATCTCAAGCTGCAGAGAATCAGGCATCCTGCTCGTCTCTGCAGCCAGTTGAACCACATCCTTTTATTTCTGTCATACCGCTGGCAGTACTTATCACCCTCATCGTCCTGGTTGTCAAAATCTTCCCTGATGATGCCCTGGCTGGTGCCTCTCAGGTGGCCCTCATGATAGCCACAGCCGTTTGTGTAGCACTCGGTATGGGCATCTATAGGATGAAATGGAATATCTTTGAAGAGATGATCAAAAAGACCGTGGGCGATGCCGGAGTATCTATCCTGATCCTGCTGCTCATCGGAATGATGTCAGCTACCTGGATGATCAGTGGTGTGGTACCCACATTGATATATTATGGTGTACAGATCATGTCGCCAACCTTTTTCCTTCCCTGCGCATGCATCATCTCCAGCATCATTTCTGTGATGACGGGAACCTCATGGACCACAATTGCCACCATCGGTATTGCTCTGATGGGAATCGGTGATGCCCTGGGAATACCAGCCCCCTACACCGCTGGAGCTATTATCTCCGGTGCCTATTTCGGGGATAAACTCTCGCCAATGAGCGATACCACCGTCCTTGCTTCGAGTATAGCCGGAGCGGATCTCTTCTCACATATCCGCTATATGCTCTATACTACCATACCAAGCATCCTGCTCTCGCTGGTACTCTATCTCATCATCGGACTCTGTTATGATTCCCATCCAGTGGATATCAGCCAGTATCTCACCGGTCTGAGCCATGGATTCAATATCTCTCTGTTTACCATGCTCGTTCCGGCTTTTACAGGATGGCTCATCTACCGCAAGACTCCATCTCTCATCACACTTCTTCTTTCAGCCCTTTCAGCATGCATCTGTGCCCTCATTCTCCAGCCGGAAGTACTTGTAGGGATAGCAGGTGAAGACAGCATCTCTGCCAAAAGCCTCTTTGAAGGAATCATGACCACCTGCTATACCCATACCCAGGTAGATTGCGGTATGGTGAACATCAATGATCTCGTAGCCACCCGAGGTATGGCTGGCATGCTCAATACCATCTGGCTCATCCTCTGTGCCATGTGTTTCGGTTCATGTATGGTAGCCAGCGGCATGCTCCACGCCATTACCCACATGCTCCTGAAAAGCATCCACAGCACCGTATCACTTGTCTGCAGCACCGTGACATCGGGCGTCTTGCTCAATCTCGTTATGGGTGACCAGTTCCTGAGCATTATTATGAATGCATCTATCTATAAGGATGAATATGCCGAACGAGGCTATCGTCCGGAACTCTTGAGCCGAAGTACAGAGGATAGCGCTACCGTAACGAGCGTATTGGTTCCATGGACAGCCTGCGGTATGACGCAGAGTACGGTTCTTGGCATCCCGACACTTGTCTATCTCCCCTTCTGCTTCTTCAACATCATCAGTCCTTTGATGAGTTGTCTGGTTGCCATCCTTGGCTTCGTACCCAACCCACAACCCAAGGAAAACAAAGCATCAGCAGCTGAAGAGTCTGATATCCATTAATATTAATAGGAAAAAGAACACAATGGTATATAAAAAAGTGGTTGAAAGAAGTAAACTCCCACATTTAAACGTTTATCTTCGTTCCCAATCCGTAAGCCAATCAACTTACAGATTGGGAATTATTGCTTATAAGTTTTTTATCAAGAATTTTATAAATTCATCCTTGACATTAGAGATTTCTCCCTTGTCATAGATTGTAAGAAGAGTTACATTCATACCATCCTCACTAACTTTTACATTAAGAGTTAGGATTCTTGCACCACCACTTTTGCCTTTACCCTTGTCAGCAATGGTCATTCTTATCTTACGAACGCCGCCACCAAGGTCATCTCCAACAAGAGGATTCTTGTAAATTTCATCTAACCAAGCATCATAGTCAGATTTCAATGAATGATATTTTTTAGCCAAACGTTTAAACTGTCTTTTAAACTCAGAGCCATATTCAACATGTATTTTCATGTCAATCTTCCATTTCTAAATCTTTTAATAAATCCCTTGCATCTGGTAGTTTTCTTCCTTCCAACTTTGCAAGTTTCACTTCCTGCAATGCTCTTGTCAAACTTTCCTTCACAAAAGCTTGCTGCTTCTGTGTCTTTGTCAAGACAGGCTCTTTTACAACTGTAGTTGACACAACACCACGAAGCATATTAATAGCCTTACGAATGTTTTGCAGAGGCTGGTTAGTATCTACCGTAACTAATATCTGTTTCATAATCTTCTCCTTTTAAACGTTTTACTGAATTAGGTTGCAAAAATACTTTTTTCCCCTCACACCGCCAAACTTCTTGCATTATTTTAACGTTAAAGGTCTATATTCCAGTCCATTCTTGTCATTATCATCAAACCATTTCTGAAAATCACATTATTATTTAGTTTATATAACTTGCCGCCAAAGTTACGCTTTTTTCTCAAATGAATACATCTAAAGCAGTAGATGTCGTATCACCACTAACACCTAGGCGGTCCCATCCCGCACAACCATGGCGAGGGCTTTGATGCCCCGCCAACCTTATAGCGTAGCGGTTCCGAGCACCGGAGGGCGGTTACAACTTCTCTCTTCGGGCAAGAGAGAGGCTTGGTGAGAAAGGCAATCGCCATACTGCCCGTAGTATCTTTCCTTTATCAGACTTGCTATAACCATGTTTATCTCCTATTTTCGAGTGCAAAGTTAATAAAAGTCTTGTTTTTTACGCAATAAACTTGACTTTTATATATTTCTTTAACTATTTTCATGCTATAATCCATTCCATATCCTTTCATCCTCCCTTGTTTTCCCTTCCGAGTTTGTCATCCTTTGCCAGGAGCAAGATGTCATCAAATACCACTATTGCCACCATCGGTATGGCTGGCATCCTCGCCACTCTTAAACCTATTGCCCTTACGCATATTTGTGCAAATATAATTTTAGATAGTCCAAATTTGTTGCTTAATAGAATGTCCTCGTATGATAACCTTCTCTTAAAATATTATTTGAAATAGTCAAACAGAAAAATTGGGAAAGCATTGAGTACAGCTACTTTGCAATCTTCGGTATTCACATACTGTTCTACTTGTGAGTTGAATATTTTGTCTTGAAGTATGTCTTCTTTAGATGCAGGCATCGTATTCTTCCCCTTACATAGATAGTTCGCTTTTCCCACATTCATTTCCTTTAAATATTCCCAATTTTGCTTAACTTCCTCCATCTCTACTTCTGTTGGCTCTCGATGATCTTTCAGTAGGATGAAATCGAAACTGTCATACGCAGAAAAATCTGCAGATACACCTTTAAACTTACCACACTCAGAACGTGTTACAGAATACGTCCAATAGTTTGCATCGGGCAACTGCTTAGTATATCGTATAGACTCAACCATCGGATAGTCAATATATAGCCTACCAAACTCCGTTTCGTTGTTGAATGTTTCAAGCATTTCCTTTACCTGCCTGTTGATTTCTTCGAGAGATAAATTCCGGTTATGAAAGTCATAGTCGAAGAACAGATAGATTTCAGAAATGTCAGCAGATGCATCAATATCCTTGAGCGGATTGTCTGCTTGACCAGCAAATTTCTCCATCAGCAAAGACACAATATCTCCATCGCCATCATACTCCTGCAAATCTTTGTATAGCTGATAGATGTTGTTGTTATAGGAACATACTATCTGCTCATCTCTATTTGCAAAGTATAATCGCTGGATGGTGCGGAACAAATCCGGCTCCCGTTTTACTCCTTCAAAAACGAATAGTATCATACTTCGAATGCGTTACCTCTAAACATTTTTTCTATATTATGCCCGAATCTCAACTCTTTTTGAGTGCAGTCGCTCAACGGCTTGATTTTGTTGTCTTGCAAGATGAAATTGCAATCTGGGCGAAGCAAGTCGTTGGTCATCAGATAGGTGTTGTGTGATGACGTAAAAGCCTGACATGGAAGGGAAAAGAGGGTTTTACAAACCTCATAAGAGAGTCTGAAATGATAGAATGCATCAAATTCATCTATGAAAACGAACGATGCTTTTGTCATCTGTTTCAGCCAGTAATATAGCAGCATCAGAGATTGAGTACCCGTTGATGCAATCTTATCGAATGGAATGCGACCTAATCCAAATACGCAATACAACTCTTTATCATCATCCTTTGGCTCCTGAAACTCAAAACTTTGTCCGCTTACCCGATGGATGAATTCCTCAAAGTCCCGAGTCAGCTTATTCTTGATGATATACTCATCGAGATTTGCCGGAGCAGTAGCCAACCCCATAAACTCATTTTTTTCAACACTTCTGAACCATAACATTGAGTTTACGAATTGCTGCAGTTTCAGAAGATAATGTTCCTTGGCAAGAGGATAGGAAGTAAGCAGAAAGTTTACGATGGATACATTATTGGCGTTATTGGCAAGGTTTGCCTTCACCGCAGAATCCATCGGGAATTCAACATCATCCAATGTCAAGACAGAATTCTTGTTGCAGAAAATAAGCTTGTTATTCACAACAAGTTCTTCTTCCTCCAGTTTTCCATCAGGTGATTTGCTATATGTATATAGTAACGTATTATCTCTAAACTTGAATGTATATTCAAATTTTACGGGGAAGTTCAACTTTCCCGTATATGTAAAGTTATCATAATAGTTCACCTTCTTCCACTTCTGTGAAAGATGATTGGTAATGTCGAAGATGGCCATTGCAAAGTTCGACTTGCCAGAACCATTAGGTCCATATACGATGCCATTCTTGATGATACCATCTTTAATGGCAAAAGTATTGAACGAATAGTTACTTGGTTTCGACAAATCCCATTCTATGCGATTGGCAAATCCTCTATAGTTCGTTACGGCAAATTTTACTAGCATGCTTATATATACTTTATTTTTAATTGATAACAATTTTGTTGGTGCAAAGCTAATACACACTTAAACAATGCAAACTATCTTTTATTATAATGTCAAGTGCAGCTAAGCAGTTGCAAAGATATACAAAATATCAATACGCCGTAATTTTTTTACGGTTATTTAAGATAATAATCCTTGCAATACAATTTATATGCTTTATCATTAAAAAAACTAATTGCTAAAGTTATATATTTATTTCACTTGCTTTCTTCGTCTTTCTGTCCGAAAAACTATGATTTTATGTCCAGAACTCTTCTTCGCCAGTGGTTGCATCTTGCCAATCTATACCATCATCGACATGATAGAGAATGCAGGATAACCCATAATATAATGAAGCAAATAAGTTTGATACTTCATTATATTATAGGTTAAGCTTAAACCTTTCTTTAAACATAGCCATCTCTCTAGCTGGGATTTGAAGCAGAGTAGCTAAACTTTCCCATTGACTAACTGCTGCTTGAACCTCTTGGATGATGATTTTAGCTTCCTCCCTCTTAATCATGTAGCTTTCAGATGAATCAAGCAGAATATTGATGTCTGCCTTGTTTGAAGATTCATTAATCAGAAGACTCTGATATTCATTGAGGGTAGGATTCATATCATAGGCTGGTGATAGAGTCCAGCCCTTTGGTGTGAGTAGAAAGCCATGGTTTCTGAAGTGGTCATCAGAATTTCCAATGCAGATGTTGAAAACAACCCTTCGGTAGAGTTCCAGAAGATTTTTCTCTACGTCGCAGCAACCTTGGAGTATGAAATCAACAATATCGAGATAACCATAACCACCTTGTGCATTATCTCCATCCTTCAATCCCAGCAGAGACATGGATGACGCAAAATGGATTCTCTTAGCTTCTGCAGTTCGGTCAAAGCGTTTAGACAGGAGTGTGTGATATTTACCCAATCCTCCCAACACCCTGGTTTGAGCTACCAGGATACCAGCCTTTTGAGCTAGCAGGTGAGAAAAGTGCTCCCAAAGTCCTGCGTCATAGTCATCTTTTCGAGAAGGAAACTTTGCGATGCATAGATTACCTTTTTCATCCAATACGCCTGCTTTAGGTCTTGCGCCACCCAATGAAGTACCAGGTTGGATGAGCTGCGCTATCCATTTTTTTTCAGGCAAAACATCATTCTCTTCAGATCTTTCTACTTCTTGACTGGCATGAACCAATTCTCTAATCTCTGTTAATGGAGGTATCTTGAGAGATGGAGACACATTGATATAATCACCTTCCATTTCCTTCTTAAACCTAAATCCACCCATTCTGGAGAAGTCATCGATACCCATGAGGTAATCGAACGAAGAAAGAGGTCTGACTGCTCTTTTTTCTTCAGCGGCCTGTATCTGTTCTCTTCTTTTGAGCAAGGTACGTCCCCACCTATCTGGCAAAGCATCAGAAAAACATCCGAAAATATCACTTCCTGGCTGGGTATATTGCATGCCTGGGTAATTGTTGATGTCCTCTGAAAGCTTGATTCCGGCATGAACCTTAAGCCAATTCTCATCAAACTTAAATGCATAACTGTCAGAGCCGCGCAATTTTTCATAGCACAACTCCCCTACCAGCTCCGCTTTGCCGAGCCAGTTAAAATCAGCGAAAACAAACAGTCGTTCCATTCCTACTCCTTTTTAGATGCTCGTTGACGATTCTTCAGTCCCATATCCTGCAATGCCCTTCCGAGTTTGTCATCCTTTGCCAGGAGCAAGATGTCATCATCCAGCTGAAGAGCATAGAGTACACGAAGGTAAATTCCGATGGAAACCGTTGGTAATCCCTTTTCTACCTTGCAAAGTGTAACTTCCGAGCATGTTGCCCTTTCTGCAACTTGCGCCATGCTCAGGTTGCGCCGTAATCTGGCAAGCTTAATCTGCTCACCCACGATTTCCATCTTTTGAATCAACTTCCTTGGAAGTTTGTTTGCCATTGTATTCTTTGTCATAGCTTTAATCTTAATTATGATATGCAAAAATACATAATTTACTTTATTATAAGATGGGTTATCAAGTTTTTTTAAGAATAATTAGATGTATTAAATTAAACGGATAAAAACGCAAAGTAAATGAAAGACTAAAATGATTAAACCTATTGCCCTTACGCATATTTGTGCAAATTACACTTATTAATCATGTGCTTTATGATGTGTGTGCGTAA is part of the Segatella copri genome and encodes:
- a CDS encoding type II toxin-antitoxin system RelE/ParE family toxin, which produces MKIHVEYGSEFKRQFKRLAKKYHSLKSDYDAWLDEIYKNPLVGDDLGGGVRKIRMTIADKGKGKSGGARILTLNVKVSEDGMNVTLLTIYDKGEISNVKDEFIKFLIKNL
- a CDS encoding helix-turn-helix domain-containing protein, which produces MTKNTMANKLPRKLIQKMEIVGEQIKLARLRRNLSMAQVAERATCSEVTLCKVEKGLPTVSIGIYLRVLYALQLDDDILLLAKDDKLGRALQDMGLKNRQRASKKE
- a CDS encoding type II toxin-antitoxin system HipA family toxin; protein product: MERLFVFADFNWLGKAELVGELCYEKLRGSDSYAFKFDENWLKVHAGIKLSEDINNYPGMQYTQPGSDIFGCFSDALPDRWGRTLLKRREQIQAAEEKRAVRPLSSFDYLMGIDDFSRMGGFRFKKEMEGDYINVSPSLKIPPLTEIRELVHASQEVERSEENDVLPEKKWIAQLIQPGTSLGGARPKAGVLDEKGNLCIAKFPSRKDDYDAGLWEHFSHLLAQKAGILVAQTRVLGGLGKYHTLLSKRFDRTAEAKRIHFASSMSLLGLKDGDNAQGGYGYLDIVDFILQGCCDVEKNLLELYRRVVFNICIGNSDDHFRNHGFLLTPKGWTLSPAYDMNPTLNEYQSLLINESSNKADINILLDSSESYMIKREEAKIIIQEVQAAVSQWESLATLLQIPAREMAMFKERFKLNL
- a CDS encoding MFS transporter, whose protein sequence is MNIKSIGSKIKGNPKMVEGTVYSMLIICSISHFLNDMIQSIIPSIYPIVKDKFDFSFAQIGIITLVFQMTSSILQPFTGLYADKHPRPYALSIGMCFTLVGLLLLAFAENYFLILLAVSVVGLGSSVFHPTASRVAQMASGGKKSLAQSIFQVGGNGGSAVGPLLAAIIILPFGQHAISWFALAALLAAIIMVRLGVWYKARLAYVVNHPQKQPLLNTHISKRVKYWALFILIMLVFSKYFYTACITSYFTFFLMDKFGVSVQTSQLCLFVFLAAFAIGTVAGGMLGDKFGRKYVIWFSILGAAPFAIAMPFVNFTWTIIFTFLSGLIIASAFSSIVVYATDLMPDKVGLIAGIFFGLMFGLGGLGSAFFGWLADKTSIEFIFQVSAFLPLLGIIAGFLPNTQKKSVEETDENAK
- a CDS encoding Na+/H+ antiporter NhaC family protein, translated to MEQEEKKQKSQAAENQASCSSLQPVEPHPFISVIPLAVLITLIVLVVKIFPDDALAGASQVALMIATAVCVALGMGIYRMKWNIFEEMIKKTVGDAGVSILILLLIGMMSATWMISGVVPTLIYYGVQIMSPTFFLPCACIISSIISVMTGTSWTTIATIGIALMGIGDALGIPAPYTAGAIISGAYFGDKLSPMSDTTVLASSIAGADLFSHIRYMLYTTIPSILLSLVLYLIIGLCYDSHPVDISQYLTGLSHGFNISLFTMLVPAFTGWLIYRKTPSLITLLLSALSACICALILQPEVLVGIAGEDSISAKSLFEGIMTTCYTHTQVDCGMVNINDLVATRGMAGMLNTIWLILCAMCFGSCMVASGMLHAITHMLLKSIHSTVSLVCSTVTSGVLLNLVMGDQFLSIIMNASIYKDEYAERGYRPELLSRSTEDSATVTSVLVPWTACGMTQSTVLGIPTLVYLPFCFFNIISPLMSCLVAILGFVPNPQPKENKASAAEESDIH
- a CDS encoding AAA family ATPase, yielding MLVKFAVTNYRGFANRIEWDLSKPSNYSFNTFAIKDGIIKNGIVYGPNGSGKSNFAMAIFDITNHLSQKWKKVNYYDNFTYTGKLNFPVKFEYTFKFRDNTLLYTYSKSPDGKLEEEELVVNNKLIFCNKNSVLTLDDVEFPMDSAVKANLANNANNVSIVNFLLTSYPLAKEHYLLKLQQFVNSMLWFRSVEKNEFMGLATAPANLDEYIIKNKLTRDFEEFIHRVSGQSFEFQEPKDDDKELYCVFGLGRIPFDKIASTGTQSLMLLYYWLKQMTKASFVFIDEFDAFYHFRLSYEVCKTLFSLPCQAFTSSHNTYLMTNDLLRPDCNFILQDNKIKPLSDCTQKELRFGHNIEKMFRGNAFEV